The DNA window TTTCCGATGAAGACAATGAAATGTTTATCAGCATCAACACCGGAAAGAAATAACGGTAATAAAAAAAGCGAAGAAACCTGTTCCTTCGCTTTTTTTTGGTTATGCATTCAGCATTCCCAGTTCCCCGAAATGCTTCCTGAATTTCTGTATTTTAGGTCCCACTACAGCGCTGCAGTACGGCTGGTCAGGATTTTCGTGGTAATAGCCCTGATGGTATTGCTCAGCCGGCCAGAACGTATCGAATTTCGTTACTTCCGTCACATACGTCCCCTGCCATCTTCCGGATTCCTGAGAAGCTTTGATCGCAGCCTCCGCTTTGGCCTTTTCAGCATCGTCTTTATAGTAGATGACAGAACGGTATTGGGTTCCTACATCATTCCCCTGGCGGTTCAGCTGGGTAGGGTCATGAAGGAAGAAGAACACATCCATCAGCTGCTCATAAGAAATGATGGATGGATCATATGTGATCTGCACCACTTCTGCATGTCCGGTCTCGCCGGTGCATACTTCCTTATAGGTAGGGTTATCGGTATGGCCTCCGGAATATCCCGATACGGCGGAAACCACTCCTTTCAGCATATTAAAACAGCTTTCCACACACCAGAAACAGCCTCCCCCAAAGGTAATCTGTTCTAAATTATTGTTATCCATTGTCAATTGATTATTGTATTAAAATTCTTTTCTCCTGAAGAAATGGGTCAGAGAAAAAACAATCAAAAATAGGAAAACTTTTGCAGTCTGTATAGCGGACAGGCATTCAAAAATAAATCACATTGATTGTTTTTGCCAATCATGAAACCACGATCTGTACCAAATCCTGATTGCAGGAAGATGCGTGTGCTAGTCATGATATGGCAACCACTATAGTCACAGAGATTTTTTGACACATAAGAATAATGAAGGAAAATCTTTGAAAACAGAAGAGCACATAAGTTCTAAAAACCTGCGGTTTTTAAAATGCATGAAAAATCTGCTTCATCTGCCGATCTG is part of the Chryseobacterium camelliae genome and encodes:
- the msrA gene encoding peptide-methionine (S)-S-oxide reductase MsrA — its product is MDNNNLEQITFGGGCFWCVESCFNMLKGVVSAVSGYSGGHTDNPTYKEVCTGETGHAEVVQITYDPSIISYEQLMDVFFFLHDPTQLNRQGNDVGTQYRSVIYYKDDAEKAKAEAAIKASQESGRWQGTYVTEVTKFDTFWPAEQYHQGYYHENPDQPYCSAVVGPKIQKFRKHFGELGMLNA